A window of the Bacteroides thetaiotaomicron VPI-5482 genome harbors these coding sequences:
- a CDS encoding SusD/RagB family nutrient-binding outer membrane lipoprotein, translated as MKLKNKILPLLLLASTAVGCTDGFETINSDPNKLYEVNLQSIFPGTVYKTMNAISELNNNRMWSYSRYITNVAFQTPWNERGDGFYRKFYVEILRDLEELAKAYDDGSLPNSLAVVKTWKAFTYYQLLSLYGPVGLSHAGMDGGTDKRIFDYDSEADAYYSILGWLDQAVDEFDESSTDKILKDPVYNGDVQKWRKLANTLRLEIAMNIQNISEEKAREYAAKSMGHEEWLFSSLDDAFAPKYGTVIDKDCSWYYTRLYKEEIQTKANWGLIPSMNEYFAIYLFSYNDPRMETYFDGSNVYWPERQPYRMTDVLTRSHDCDVSGCSASDQQEHLQWMIDGYEVRDSLRVRYSIPYVPTPDNPGARTPFGWRRPIDPTDPNGTREIPDPLSMNEDNRCYINPRYYAMDATMPLLRWADACFLCAEAKVKFDLGSKDAQTYYEEGIRASFEENGLSASAAAYMAQEGIAWGTSHKGFYDTRKLMTADINGADGKDGQLEQIYKQRWFADFLDGMSAWRMERRTRALNLPPLFLNGSQAYEEGGNMYYGWPERLYFPDAERQTNAEAYYRAIDLLQKNSPKPNAARWGDNIFTMLQFAKPVPNQEEMIAGWENSDYVQFNMDFQAKKYGQTYEEFLKNARELTGIKEAEEALDKAYNFLIEATLLVYKVEK; from the coding sequence GTTTACAAGACAATGAATGCAATCAGTGAATTGAATAATAACCGTATGTGGAGTTATTCACGTTACATTACTAACGTCGCTTTCCAGACACCGTGGAACGAAAGGGGAGACGGATTCTACCGTAAGTTTTATGTAGAGATTCTGCGCGACCTGGAAGAGTTGGCAAAAGCATACGATGATGGCTCTTTGCCTAACAGTCTGGCTGTTGTAAAGACATGGAAAGCATTCACTTACTACCAGTTGCTGTCACTCTATGGTCCGGTCGGACTGAGCCATGCCGGTATGGACGGAGGAACGGACAAGCGTATCTTTGACTATGATTCGGAAGCCGATGCTTACTATTCCATTTTGGGTTGGCTGGACCAGGCAGTCGATGAGTTCGACGAATCATCTACTGATAAGATTCTGAAAGACCCTGTTTATAACGGAGATGTACAGAAATGGCGCAAACTGGCTAATACATTACGCCTGGAGATAGCCATGAATATCCAGAATATCAGCGAAGAGAAAGCACGCGAATATGCTGCGAAATCTATGGGACATGAAGAATGGCTGTTCAGCTCTCTGGACGATGCGTTTGCTCCCAAATATGGAACGGTGATCGACAAAGACTGTTCCTGGTATTACACTCGTTTGTATAAAGAAGAAATTCAGACGAAAGCAAACTGGGGGCTGATCCCTTCCATGAACGAATATTTCGCCATTTACCTGTTCTCATACAACGATCCGCGTATGGAGACTTACTTTGACGGCTCCAACGTTTATTGGCCGGAACGCCAGCCTTATCGTATGACGGATGTGCTGACTCGTTCACACGACTGTGATGTGAGCGGTTGTTCCGCCAGCGATCAGCAGGAACACCTGCAATGGATGATAGATGGATATGAAGTGCGTGATTCATTGCGTGTACGTTACTCTATTCCATACGTTCCTACACCGGACAATCCGGGCGCCCGTACACCGTTCGGCTGGAGAAGACCGATCGACCCGACCGACCCGAATGGTACAAGAGAAATCCCTGATCCGTTGTCAATGAACGAAGACAACAGATGCTACATCAACCCGAGATATTATGCAATGGACGCTACGATGCCTTTGCTGCGCTGGGCAGATGCTTGTTTCCTCTGCGCTGAAGCGAAAGTGAAGTTCGACTTGGGATCCAAGGATGCACAGACCTATTATGAAGAAGGCATCCGTGCTTCGTTCGAAGAGAACGGCTTGTCTGCTTCTGCTGCTGCCTATATGGCTCAGGAAGGAATCGCCTGGGGAACCAGTCATAAAGGATTCTATGATACCCGTAAACTGATGACTGCCGACATCAACGGAGCAGACGGTAAGGACGGACAATTGGAACAAATCTACAAACAACGCTGGTTTGCCGACTTCCTGGATGGAATGTCTGCCTGGCGTATGGAACGCCGCACACGTGCATTGAACCTTCCGCCTCTGTTCCTGAACGGATCTCAGGCTTATGAAGAAGGCGGAAATATGTACTACGGCTGGCCCGAACGCCTTTACTTCCCGGATGCGGAACGTCAGACAAATGCAGAGGCTTATTACAGAGCTATTGATTTGTTACAGAAGAATAGTCCGAAACCTAATGCCGCCCGTTGGGGAGACAATATCTTCACGATGCTTCAGTTCGCAAAACCTGTACCTAACCAGGAAGAGATGATAGCCGGATGGGAAAACAGCGATTATGTACAGTTCAACATGGATTTCCAAGCCAAGAAGTATGGACAGACTTATGAAGAGTTCTTGAAGAATGCCCGTGAGCTGACCGGTATCAAGGAGGCTGAAGAGGCTTTGGACAAGGCTTACAACTTCTTGATAGAAGCTACACTTTTAGTTTATAAGGTAGAAAAGTAG